A genomic window from Enoplosus armatus isolate fEnoArm2 chromosome 18, fEnoArm2.hap1, whole genome shotgun sequence includes:
- the LOC139301727 gene encoding high mobility group nucleosome-binding domain-containing protein 5-like gives MESLYKRKMFASMRKTKVDASKKRQIGLPASILDDSDEGSFSSSSSSSSTAGSQSDFQSSQEEDSEQEEGGRSDSGATSSDDSRSVTRRKRSFLGGDDSSSSSSPGEKEEAEEDDDDDDEEEEDRDDEKEHRSQPKRMVQPRKRSRLQRQDESDSDHAEEKRREEAEKAKKRQRHNKLLALSQRMKARVPSRRRSRLKPSAGNEEESKDTEGDEAGGDGGGGGQNGSEKEAAAGDGGGREEEKGKEEEAEEEEEEGTK, from the exons ATGGAGAGCTTGTACAAGCGGAAAATGTTCGCGTCGATGCGGAAAACCAAGGTGGACGCATCGAAGAAGCGGCAGATCGGCCTGCCCGCCTCCATCCTGGACGACAGTGACGAAggctccttctcttcctcctcctcctcctcctccaccgcgGGATCCCAATCCGACTTCCAGAGCTCCCAGGAGGAGGACAgcgagcaggaggaggggggccgCAGCGATTCCGGGGCGACTTCCAGCGACGACAGCCGCTCGGTGACCCGCAGAAAGCGCTCGTTCCTGGGAGGCGACGACAGCTCCTCGTCCTCCAGTCCcggggagaaggaggaggcggaggaggacgacgacgacgacgacgaagaggaggaggaccgCGACGACGAGAAGGAGCACAGGAGCCAACCAAAGAGGATGGTGCAGCCGAGGAAGCGGAGCAGGCTGCAGCGGCAGGACGAGTCGGACTCGGACCACGCGGAGGAGAAGCGGAGAGAGGAGGCGGAGAAGGCGAAGAAGAGGCAGAGGCACAACAAGCTGCTGGCGCTGTCCCAAAGGATGAAGGCCCGGGTCCCGAGCCGGAGGAGGAGCCGCCTGAAGCCG AGCGCGGGCAACGAGGAAGAGTCTAAAGACACTGAGGGGGACGAGGCCGGTGGCGATGGTGGAGGCGGAGGACAAAACGGCAGCGAGAAAGAGGCTGCtgcaggtgatggaggaggcagagaggaggagaaaggcaaggaagaggaggcagaggaggaggaggaggaggggacaaAGTAG
- the wdr91 gene encoding WD repeat-containing protein 91 has product MGSAVERTDEHVREYLVYRGFTSTLKHLDSDIKADKEKGFRVDKIIDQLQQFVQSFDLSGLKEYWLYLDRRLFCRLEDVYRSTVNKLRTSLYRYYVINTIQRGSLEKTQEFFQKQALELQGQAEWRDWFILPFIPAPEQNPAFSPYFSRQWADTFLVSLHNFLSVLFQCMPQPVLLSFDAEVQKTTSLTEENEQLRQLLFALQTESRDQRDGDEMVHHKLPLYVQNMDRLGDTELDLVSSQRAVSTTTTPSRNFFSTFLPQGRRTPGKQPQFTTGSSPSQVAVGRKDPPTNPPAKSKEAVQAKEVKPVSSQALICEPASSQSQQSTNQPANQTTHPRHKRIQDHEKERKELFSKPPSQTPEKKEEAGEVEPLSETSGEPPDSCANSKSCGGGAEGGGLSAEQPFIKLSQEEYGEHHSSIMHCRVDCSGRRVASLDVDGVIKVWSFNPIMQTKATIMSKSPLLSLEWATKPDRLLLLGSGVGTVRLYDTDAKKNLYEMNIDETHPRILSLACSPSGSSFVCSAAALSRSGSCDSVPRLPIPVSGQLLLWDTKTVKQQLQFSLEPEPVAINCTAFNHNGNLLVTGAADGVIRLFDMQRYESAMSWRAHDGEVYSVEFSYDENTVFSIGEDGKFIQWNIHRCGVKQSEQALPQDATGPFVLSGYSGYKQVQVPRGRLFAFDSEGQHVLTCSSTGGLIYRLTNGEPALESVLALGGHKAPVVTVDWCSAVDCGTCLTASMDGKIKLSTLLAQKS; this is encoded by the exons atgGGGTCGGCAGTGGAGAGGACAGACGAACATGTGAGAGAGTACCTGGTCTACCGCGGCTTCACCAGCACCCTGAAACACCTGGACAGCGACATCAAAGCCGACAAGGAGAAAGGCTTCAGG GTGGACAAGATCATcgatcagctgcagcagtttgtccaGAGCTTTGACCTGTCCGGTCTGAAGGAATACTGGCTTTACCTGGACCGACGTCTCTTCTGCAGACTGGAGGATGTTTACAGATCCACGGTCAACAAACTGAGGACCAGCCTGTACAGATACTACGTCATCAACACCATCCAG agaggaagcctggagaagacTCAGGAGTTTTTCCAGAAGCAGGCGTTGGAGCTGCAGGGTCAGGCCGAGTGGCGTGACTGGTTCATCCTGCCGTTCATCCCCGCCCCCGAGCAGAACCCCGCCTTCTCACCGTACTTCTCCCGCCAGTGGGCCGACACGTTCCTGGTTTCGCTGcacaacttcctgtctgtcctcttccagtGCATGC CCCAGCCAGTCCTGCTGAGTTTCGATGCTGAAGTCCAGAAGACGACCAGCCTGACCGAAGAGAACGAACAGCTCCGGCAGCTG CTGTTTgccctgcagacagagagtCGGGACCAGAGAGACGGAGACGAGATGGTCCACCACAAGCTGCCGCTGTACGTCCAGAATATGGACCGACTTGGAGACACTGAGCT GGACTTGGTGTCGAGTCAGCGCGCTGtcagcaccaccaccactcctTCCAGAAACTTCTTCTCTACATTCCTACCTCAGGGCAGACGTACTCCGGGGAAACAGCCTCAGTTCACCACTGGGTCCTCGCCGAGCCAGGTAGCAGTGGGCAGGAAGGACCCACCAACCAATCCG CCTGCAAAGTCAAAAGAAGCAGTCCAAGCTAAGGAAGTGAAGCCAGTTTCCAGCCAGGCATTAATCTGTGAACCTGCAAGCTCCCAGTCCCAACAGTCAACAAACCAGCCTGCGAACCAGACCACACATCCCAGACACAAGAGAATCCAGGAccatgagaaagagaggaaggagctTTTCTCCAAACCACCATCACAG acaccagagaagaaggaggaggcgggggaggTAGAGCCCCTTTCCGAGACCTCCGGCGAACCTCCTGACTCCTGCGCAAATAGCAAGAGCTgcggaggaggagcagaggggggagGTCTGTCAGCGGAGCAGCCTTTCATCAAACTCAGCCAGGAGGAGTACGGAGAACACCACTCCTCCATCATGCACTGCAG GGTTGACTGCTCTGGTCGCCGGGTTGCCAGTTTGGACGTGGACGGAGTCATCAAG gtgTGGTCGTTCAACCCCATCATGCAGACCAAAGCCACCATCATGTCCAAGTCTCCTCTACTGTCTCTGGAGTGGGCCACCAAACCCGACAGACTG ttgTTACTAGGCAGCGGTGTTGGCACAGTGCGGCTGTATGATACAGACGCCAAGAAGAATCTTTATGAGATGAACATCGACGAAACTCACCCACG TATCTTGTCTTTAGCATGCAGTCCCAGCGGGTCGTCGTTTgtctgctcagctgcagctctcagtCGATCTGGGAGCTGCGATTCTGTTCCTCGACTTCCCATACCGGTGTCCGGACAGCTGCTGCTCTGGGACACCAAGACTGTCAAACAACAG ctccAGTTCTCTTTAGAACCGGAACCGGTAGCCATTAACTGCACGGCCTTCAACCACAATGGAAACCTGCTGGTGACCGGAGCTGCTGACGGAGTCATCAGGCTGTTTG ATATGCAGCGGTATGAGAGCGCTATGAGTTGGAGAGCTCACGACGGAGAGGTTTACAGTGTGGAGTTCAGCTACGACGAAAACACCGTCTTCAGCATCGGGGAAGAtggcaag TTCATCCAGTGGAACATCCATCGGTGTGGGGTGAAGCAGTCAGAGCAGGCTTTACCTCAGGACGCCACCGGGCCCTTCGTCCTGTCAGGGTACAGCGGGTACAAACAG gttcaggttcctCGCGGGCGACTCTTCGCCTTCGACTCGGAAGGACAACACGTCCTGACCTGTTCCAGCACCGGAGGACTCATATACAGA CTGACCAATGGGGAGCCGGCTCTGGAGAGCGTGCTGGCACTGGGCGGGCACAAAGCTCCGGTGGTGACCGTTGACTGGTGCTCTGCGGTGGACTGCGGCACCTGCCTGACCGCCTCCATGGACGGGAAGATCAAACTGAGCACGCTCCTGGCGCAGAAGTCCTGA
- the LOC139301690 gene encoding LOW QUALITY PROTEIN: sperm-associated antigen 16 protein (The sequence of the model RefSeq protein was modified relative to this genomic sequence to represent the inferred CDS: deleted 2 bases in 1 codon), producing the protein MCISVTVATGKQEAQTTGERMSTRREGRAEEENKGVSSSEEEEDFEEATREAASSTAFRRGPTPSKQVIPKIPEAVDDFLRNFLRRAGLSRTLNRFEAEWYGSAQKHLPESMAKAATSVSFIPDALTHGQLLQSELEAVRRETDLLRQEVLVAGESLVKLQRERDYHRLQYQRVAEDKNSLIEDFKQLRKHLESYEPALRQLDNKYQAALRQKMLISLKKGRVQNAADPRLNKEKPQIKKESNSADKSPARSTTTRHPKDTEFPACSGLASPRRAQVNFQTRKDPGSFSLSCSIRAHGLPISCVDLHPREPILASACDDRSWRLWTLPASGEKVGQMVLTGEGHSDWLSGCSFHPDGAKLATTSGDTTVRLWDFSRGCCLLTLSGHSQPTWGCSFHSCGHFLASCSADGTAKLWDLNSQRCRLTLRRHTASVNGVRFLPFTNLLLTCSADKTLAMWDARLGISTATFHGHQHPCNHTAFTPAGNVMASCDSCGIVNLWDIRKPALAMATVDAGPLAANQVAFSPSGKSLAVASSDRLVRVVEVDSCVVSSLSGHSDGVQSVTFDHKGETVMSAGSDGVINVWS; encoded by the exons ATGTGTATTTCCG TTACCGTGGCAACAGGTAAACAAGAGGCTCAGACGACAGGGGAGAGA ATGTCGAcgagaagagaaggaagagcagaggaggagaacaagGGGGTCTCttcctcagaggaggaggaagacttTGAGGAGGCGACGAGGGAGGCTGCCTCCTCCACTGCTTTCAGAAGAGGACCCACACCCTCCAAACAAGTCATCCCCAAAATCCCAGAGGCGGTGGACGACTTCCTGAGGAACTTTCTCCGGAGAGCCGGCCTGAGCCGGACCCTGAACCGCTTTGAGGCCGAGTGGTACGGCTCAGCTCAGAAACACCTGCCAGAAAGTATGGCGAAGGCAGCCACCAGCGTCTCCTTCATCCCCGACGCTCTCACGCACGGGCAGCTCCTGCAGAGCGAGCTGGAGGCGGTCCGCAGGGAGACGGACCTGCTCAGGCAGGAGGTGCTGGTGGCAGGGGAGAGCCTGGTGAAGCTGCAGAGGGAAAGGGACTACCACCGGCTGCAGTACCAACGGGTCGCCGAGGACAAAAACAGCCTGATCGAGGACTTCAAACAGCTGAGGAAACACCTGGAGTCCTACGAGCCGGCGCTGAGGCAACTGGACAACAAATATCAAGCAGCTCTGAGGCAGAAAATGCTCATCAGTTTGAAAAAGGGCAGAGTTCAAAACGCCGCAGACCCAAGACTGAATAAGGAAAAACCCCAAATCAAGAAAGAGAGCAACAGCGCTGATAAATCACCGGCAAGAAGCACCACAACCAGACATCCAAAGGACACAGAATTTCCCGCCTGCAGCGGCCTGGCGAGCCCTCGCAGGGCCCAGGTGAACTTCCAAACACGGAAGGACCCCGGTTCCTTCAGCCTGTCCTGCTCCATCCGAGCCCACGGGCTTCCCATCAGCTGCGTCGACCTCCACCCACGAGAGCCGATCCTCGCCTCCGCCTGTGACGACCGCAGCTGGAGGCTGTGGACGCTGCCGGCCAGCGGGGAGAag GTCGGTCAGATGGTGCTGACAGGCGAGGGTCACTCTGATTGGCTTTCTGGCTGCAGTTTTCATCCTGATGGCGCAAAACTGGCAACAACCAGTGGAGACACTACG GTGCGGCTCTGGGATTTCTCGCGGGGCTGCTGCCTGTTGACGCTGTCCGGTCACAGCCAGCCTACCTGGGGCTGCTCCTTCCACTCGTGCGGCCACTTTCTGGCTTCCTGCTCTGCCGATGGAACCGCCAAGCTGTGGGACCTGAACAGCCAGCGCTGCCGCCTCACACTGCGTCGCCACACCGCCTCCGTCAACGGCGTCCGCTTCCTGCCCTTCACCAacctcctcctcacctgctcGGCTGACAAAACCCTCGCCATGTGGGACGCCAGGCTAGGCATCAGCACCGCTACCTTCCATGGACACCAGCACCCCTGCAACCACACCGCCTTCACCCCGGCAGGCAACGTCATGGCCTCCTGCGACTCGTGTGGCATTGTCAACCTGTGGGACATCAGGAAACCCGCGTTGGCAATGGCCACGGTAGACGCCGGGCCACTGGCTGCCAACCAGGTGGCTTTCAGCCCATCGGGGAAGTCGCTGGCAGTCGCCAGCAGCGACCGTCTGGTCAGAGTGGTGGAGGTGGATTCCTGCGTGGTGAGCAGCCTGTCGGGACACAGCGACGGCGTGCAGAGCGTGACATTTGACCACAAGGGGGAGACTGTGATGTCAGCAGGGAGCGATGGGGTGATTAACGTCTGGTCGtga
- the c18h18orf54 gene encoding lung adenoma susceptibility protein 2 yields MESSGLVNDFLSPESTVTSLLSSSGHLRSSLLAPEHNTSFRYRDKSYDSASAALDAYITDFERSRLNSESLTGGLVLPQTPPSTPSRPRASALRNKDVLRERLTDRELDFLSLPVSSLRHRGNRDRLSMTTDELLSIPYDGSMPVTRTSAFIQGLLSQSGASQPCPPSSSRPVHRTWGRLSSSHTAPRRDHHHHHPHPAGTLRSSRCRGRPGAATLKPDVASCHRSVHRAARSEWAEPSSPRHLPRWFTSNKAGTDCSGITSMPDLKYPAWIQQCDLSEPPPPTESELWDDHAPTAGAPSWVAELEDDDPDQTPAQVDSQQTLGDLRLQFAEQISLFAADRNSSDVMETLFRDNRFESLIQKADRVLNSLSQSSGGADSPADSVVAADCVDEAVRPLSTEELLPLGSSPHCCPFSQDSAAAAAGGVTEAMTEGGAQARGSSLHGNDVFKQPGPVEALKQMLFRLQAVEAELQRQQEAPVAPALADRLQAETPVKKLQRPESEAEPESFPGGPSLQRALHHLSRLKLLVEEPRQKTGAGDDEVEKDEDEGRYSSSSADGLLCAQQKPT; encoded by the exons atgGAGTCTAGTGGCTTGGTCAACGACTTTCTGTCTCCGGAGTCGACGGTGACCTCCCTGTTGTCAAGCTCGGGCCACCTGAGGAGCAGTCTGCTGGCTCCTGAACACAACACCTCCTTCAGATACAGAGACAAG AGCTATGACTCAGCCTCGGCGGCGCTGGACGCCTACATCACAGACTTCGAGAGGAGTCGCCTGAACAGCGAGTCATTGACAGGGGGGCTGGTTCTGCCGCAGACTCCGCCCTCCACGCCGAGCAGACCCAGAGCGAGCGCGCTCCGAAACAAGGATG TTCTCAGGGAGCGTTTGACTGACAGGGAGCTGGACTTCCTGAGCCTCCCTGTCAGCTCCCTCCGTCACCGCGGCAACCGAGACAGGCTCTCCATGACGACAGATGAGCTGCTGTCCATCCCTTACGACGGCTCGATGCCCGTCACCCGCACCTCCGCCTTCATCCAAG GGCTCCTGTCCCAGTCCGGAGCCTCCCagccctgccccccctcctcctccaggccaGTGCACAGAACTTGGGGTAgactcagcagcagccacaccGCCCCCCGACgggaccaccaccaccaccaccctcatCCAGCCGGGACGCTCAGGAGCTCCAG gtGCAGAGGAAGACCAGGGGCAGCCACATTGAAACCAGATGTTGCCAGCTGCCACAGG tCTGTACACAGAGCAGCAAGGTCAGAGTGGGCAGAGCCGTCTTCGCCACGCCACCTCCCTCGCTGGTTCACCAGTAACAAGGCCGGCACGGACTGTTCTGGAATCACCAGCATGCCGGACCTGAAGTACCCGGCCTGGATCCAGCAGTGTGACCTCAGCGAGCCGCCACCGCCCACAGAGTCGGAGCTGTGGGATGACCACG CTCCCACAGCCGGAGCTCCGTCCTGGGTAGCAGAGCTGGAGGACGATGATCCGGATCAGACACCTGCACAG gttGACAGTCAGCAGACTCTCGGAGATCTGAGACTTCAGTTTGCGGAGCAGATTTCTCTATTCGCTGCGGATAGAAACAGCTCTGACGTCATGGAAACCCTGTTcagag ACAACAGGTTTGAGTCTCTGATCCAAAAGGCAGATCGGGTGTTGAACTCTCTGTCTCAGAGCTCCGGAGGAGCAGACAGTCCTGCAGATTCAG tcgTTGCCGCTGATTGCGTCGACGAAGCTGTCCGTCCGCTGAGCACCGAGGAACTTCTGCCGCTCGGTTCTTCCCCACACTGTTGTCCGTTCTCTCA ggactcagcagcagcagcagcagggggcgTCACAGAGGCTATGACTGAGGGAGGAGCTCAG GCTCGGGGCAGCAGTCTCCATGGAAATGACGTCTTTAAGCAGCCCGGCCCAGTCGAGGCTCTGAAACAGATGCTGTTCAGACTGCAGGCCGTGGAGGCGGAGCTTCAGCGACAACAAGAGGCACCAGTAGCTCCAGCGCTCGCTGACCGGCTGCAGGCGGAGACTCCGGTGAAGAAG TTGCAGAGGCCCGAAAGTGAAGCGGAGCCGGAGAGTTTTCCCGGTGGACCGTCGCTACAGAG AGCTCTGCATCACCTGAGCCGTCTGAAGCTGCTGGTGGAAGAACCCAGACAGAAAACCGGAGCGGGAGACGACGAGGTGGAGAAGGATGAAGACGAAGGGCGCTACTCCTCTTCATCTGCTGACGGACTCCTCTGCGCTCAGCAGAAACCCACCTGA